One Deltaproteobacteria bacterium DNA window includes the following coding sequences:
- a CDS encoding transporter substrate-binding domain-containing protein, which translates to VAKFFAGWVVAVLFALMTATPGHALETIAFDQANPPFMYQDNGQARGLYPAIIAEAFRRMGVGVRLLAFPWLRARQGADAGVWGLGGLYMNTARLETYDYSEPIFEERLLLYVLRGQEFPFSEAGDLTGKRIGVMRGWSYGNGFDHAVAGGRILADPVANDQANIGRLLLGRVDAIVITAESLALLRDRLDPGNRLVALPRPLAANLTYLSFPKSKNLVPLLERFNKELQAMRRDGSWDRICRAHLR; encoded by the coding sequence TGGTGGCAAAATTTTTTGCGGGATGGGTGGTCGCGGTGCTCTTTGCCCTGATGACGGCCACGCCGGGGCACGCCTTGGAAACCATCGCCTTTGATCAGGCCAACCCGCCGTTCATGTATCAGGACAACGGGCAGGCGCGGGGGCTGTATCCGGCCATCATCGCCGAGGCCTTCCGGCGCATGGGCGTGGGCGTCAGGCTTCTGGCGTTTCCCTGGTTGCGGGCGCGACAGGGCGCCGATGCCGGAGTCTGGGGCCTTGGCGGTTTGTACATGAATACGGCGCGACTGGAGACGTACGACTACTCCGAGCCCATCTTCGAGGAACGGCTGTTGCTCTACGTCTTGCGCGGTCAGGAGTTTCCGTTTTCCGAGGCCGGGGATCTGACCGGGAAGCGCATCGGCGTCATGCGCGGGTGGTCCTACGGGAACGGGTTCGACCACGCCGTGGCCGGGGGCAGGATCTTGGCCGATCCGGTGGCCAACGACCAGGCCAATATCGGCCGGTTGCTGCTGGGCCGGGTGGATGCCATCGTGATCACGGCCGAAAGTCTGGCCCTGCTCCGCGATCGTCTCGATCCAGGCAATCGCCTCGTGGCCTTGCCCCGGCCCCTGGCCGCCAATTTGACCTATCTGTCCTTTCCGAAATCCAAGAATCTGGTCCCTCTTTTGGAGCGCTTCAATAAAGAGCTTCAGGCCATGCGCCGCGACGGCTCCTGGGATCGGATTTGTCGCGCTCATCTGCGCTGA